A portion of the Candidatus Palauibacter polyketidifaciens genome contains these proteins:
- the rsmH gene encoding 16S rRNA (cytosine(1402)-N(4))-methyltransferase RsmH, with protein MTEETFQHTPVMPDEVLRWLRPECGGVFLDATVGGAGHAIRLLETGSAVRVIGIDQDAEAIEAARRRLASAGERVKLIRANFRDVARPGFAAEMDGLAGALMDLGVSSHQIDTQERGFSFRPGTPLRMRMDERARETRSAAELLNRADERELGRVFRDGEERRWRTLSREVVRRRKIRPFSTSDDLVAALSAVLGRSAQEKQKARLFQALRIAVNDELAALSEGLKGIRGRLAPGGRLAVLSYHSLEDRLVKDAFRNWSADCRCPPGLPECRCRGRSLGRTLTRRPLRPSAEEVAGNPRARSARLRVWEKRGTDEQAGGA; from the coding sequence GTGACAGAGGAGACGTTTCAGCACACGCCGGTCATGCCGGATGAGGTGCTGCGGTGGCTTCGCCCGGAGTGCGGAGGCGTTTTCCTGGATGCGACGGTCGGCGGTGCGGGGCATGCGATCCGGCTGCTGGAGACCGGGTCGGCCGTGCGCGTGATCGGGATCGATCAGGATGCGGAGGCGATCGAGGCCGCGCGGCGGAGGCTCGCCTCGGCGGGCGAACGGGTGAAGCTGATACGGGCGAACTTCAGGGATGTGGCTCGTCCCGGGTTCGCCGCGGAGATGGACGGTCTGGCGGGAGCCCTGATGGACCTGGGCGTCTCGTCGCACCAGATCGACACACAGGAGCGCGGGTTTTCGTTCCGTCCGGGCACGCCGCTGCGTATGCGGATGGACGAGAGGGCGCGCGAGACAAGGTCCGCAGCCGAGCTGTTGAATCGGGCGGACGAACGCGAGTTGGGCCGGGTCTTCCGTGATGGGGAAGAGCGTAGGTGGCGGACGCTCTCACGTGAGGTGGTGCGGCGGAGGAAGATCCGGCCCTTCAGCACGAGCGACGACCTCGTGGCCGCGCTGTCGGCGGTCCTGGGTCGTTCGGCGCAGGAGAAGCAGAAGGCCAGGCTGTTCCAGGCTTTGCGGATCGCGGTCAACGACGAGCTGGCCGCGCTGAGCGAGGGGCTCAAAGGGATACGGGGCCGGCTCGCTCCGGGTGGGCGGTTGGCGGTGCTCTCGTACCACTCGCTGGAGGACCGGTTGGTGAAGGACGCGTTTCGCAACTGGTCCGCCGACTGCCGCTGTCCTCCGGGTCTCCCGGAGTGCCGGTGTCGCGGGAGGTCGCTGGGGCGCACGCTGACGCGTCGGCCTCTGCGCCCTTCGGCCGAGGAGGTGGCCGGTAATCCGCGGGCGCGCAGTGCGCGACTACGGGTGTGGGAGAAGCGCGGGACGGACGAGCAGGCGGGCGGCGCATGA
- a CDS encoding penicillin-binding transpeptidase domain-containing protein, whose translation MTRFGIHSTTQLEGFAGDAQEAAIARTQRVRHRALGVAFTLVALVYAVRLGDLQILESEAHRARQVAQSAEWESLPAVRGRILDRHGRVLAAPDTRYQAFLAVNELRVDRAEAIETVAAVVPVAPERRSAIAEASGGWSLVASDVSDEERVRLQRTIGQGIYFESRSAREYPRSMGRRLIGAVGSDGKGGTGLEADLDSWLVGESGRAEVRLDGHRNAYRPPGGQVIDAVPGHDVVLTLDSELQRIAENELARALAKTGANGGDIVLLDPRTGEILALASERTDGAVDQISGLSDPYEPGSTLKPFLLASLLSEGVVDLDEIVDVEDGRLRIGSRVISDVHGYDTLSVRRIISKSSNVGAAKLSARLTPAVQHRYLRDFGFGMRTQLGHLSESPGRLSRPESWTSLSPASHAIGYEISATSLQLALAYGAIANGGVLMRPSLVREIRDPSGRLVRRFDPIPVRRVISEEVAEAVRGVLEEVVRDGTGTLAGMARFAVAGKTGTARLAVDGRYAPGRYRASFVGFAPADDPRIVILTRLEDPTGGVYYGGAIAAPTSQATLKAALAADGVQVDPRLVVSDARPRPWSGGGSAGTPEGTVIFVSSGTGAPGTDDVTDMSGRGVVALPDLAGLSARAAAARLHALGLRVEWRGQGSVAGQSPAPGSELLRGETVVLR comes from the coding sequence GTGACGCGTTTCGGCATTCACAGCACGACGCAGCTCGAGGGCTTCGCGGGCGATGCGCAGGAGGCGGCGATCGCACGGACGCAGCGCGTCCGGCATCGTGCGCTGGGCGTCGCGTTCACCCTCGTCGCGTTGGTCTATGCCGTGCGTCTCGGCGACCTCCAGATCCTCGAGAGCGAGGCGCATCGCGCGAGGCAGGTCGCGCAGAGCGCGGAGTGGGAGTCGTTGCCCGCGGTGCGCGGACGGATTCTGGATCGGCACGGCCGCGTCCTCGCGGCGCCGGACACACGCTACCAGGCTTTCCTCGCCGTTAACGAACTGCGCGTCGACCGGGCGGAGGCCATCGAGACGGTGGCCGCGGTCGTGCCCGTGGCGCCGGAGCGCCGGAGCGCCATCGCGGAAGCCTCGGGCGGCTGGTCTCTCGTCGCGAGCGACGTGAGCGACGAAGAGCGCGTGCGGCTGCAGCGGACGATCGGGCAGGGGATCTACTTCGAGAGCCGGTCAGCGAGAGAATACCCCCGCAGCATGGGCCGCCGTCTTATCGGCGCCGTGGGCTCCGATGGCAAGGGCGGAACGGGCCTCGAGGCCGATCTCGACTCATGGCTGGTCGGCGAGTCCGGCCGCGCGGAGGTGCGACTCGATGGCCATCGCAACGCGTACCGTCCCCCCGGCGGACAGGTCATCGATGCGGTGCCCGGTCACGACGTCGTGCTCACGCTCGACTCCGAACTCCAGCGGATCGCCGAAAACGAACTTGCGCGCGCGCTCGCGAAGACGGGGGCGAACGGGGGCGACATCGTCCTCCTCGATCCGCGTACCGGCGAAATCCTCGCGCTGGCGAGCGAACGCACCGACGGAGCGGTCGACCAGATCTCGGGTCTCAGCGATCCCTACGAACCCGGCTCCACGCTGAAGCCGTTCCTTCTCGCGTCCCTCCTCAGCGAGGGCGTCGTCGATCTTGACGAGATCGTGGATGTGGAGGACGGGAGGCTGCGGATCGGCTCGAGGGTGATCTCGGACGTCCACGGCTACGACACGCTCAGCGTGCGACGGATCATCTCCAAATCGAGCAACGTGGGGGCCGCGAAGCTGTCCGCGCGCCTGACGCCTGCGGTGCAGCATCGCTACCTTCGCGACTTCGGTTTCGGCATGCGGACGCAGTTGGGGCACCTCTCGGAGTCGCCGGGACGCCTCAGCCGGCCCGAGTCGTGGACCTCGCTCAGCCCCGCTTCGCACGCGATCGGGTACGAGATCTCCGCCACATCGCTGCAACTCGCACTGGCCTACGGCGCCATTGCGAACGGCGGCGTGCTGATGCGGCCGAGCCTCGTCAGAGAGATACGGGACCCGTCCGGGCGACTGGTGCGGCGCTTCGACCCGATCCCCGTGCGGCGCGTCATATCCGAAGAGGTGGCGGAGGCGGTTCGCGGCGTGCTGGAGGAGGTCGTCCGGGACGGCACCGGGACGCTCGCCGGCATGGCGCGGTTCGCGGTAGCCGGAAAGACCGGAACGGCCCGCCTCGCCGTGGACGGCCGCTACGCACCGGGACGCTACCGCGCCTCCTTCGTCGGCTTCGCGCCGGCGGACGATCCGCGAATCGTCATCCTCACGCGACTCGAAGACCCGACGGGCGGGGTCTACTACGGGGGCGCGATCGCGGCGCCCACCAGCCAGGCGACCCTCAAGGCGGCGCTCGCGGCCGACGGCGTGCAGGTGGATCCGCGTCTCGTCGTTTCCGACGCCCGTCCCCGGCCGTGGTCGGGCGGAGGTTCCGCCGGCACGCCGGAAGGCACCGTCATCTTCGTCTCCAGCGGCACGGGCGCGCCCGGCACGGACGACGTCACCGACATGAGCGGGAGAGGCGTCGTCGCCCTGCCGGACCTCGCCGGATTGTCCGCACGGGCGGCCGCCGCGCGCCTGCACGCGCTCGGCCTCCGCGTGGAATGGCGCGGACAGGGGAGCGTCGCGGGACAGAGCCCCGCGCCCGGGAGCGAGCTGCTCCGGGGTGAGACCGTCGTGCTGAGGTAA
- a CDS encoding UDP-N-acetylmuramoyl-L-alanyl-D-glutamate--2,6-diaminopimelate ligase: MRSDSRLVGAGDLFCAIPGTRVDGHAFVEAAGRAGAGAAVVERVADVDLPQLAVRDARAAVSHLAALFAGDPGEALRLVGITGTNGKSTTAWLTRWILADMGPAAALGTLGTVSIDGEIGAPGLTTPDPIDLALELSALRASGAEAAVLEVSSHALDQRRADGFSFDAVGFTSFSREHLEYHPDLEAYREAKLRLLELLAPGGVCAVNDDEPAWKEIAPPNATVLRYGFKSTADLWPDQLVLCAGGARFTLRAPGEAAAVSLPLPADFNVRNALAAAAIAWGFGMPLERIAARLSEAPSVPGRMEVLSREPVLVVRDFAHNPDSCERALSSLREIVPGRVIALLGCGGDRDPGKRPQMGSILARLADVAIVTSDNPRSEDPSEICRQMVVGLPPDSYEIVVDRREAIARGLAEAGPADAVALLGKGHETYQVIGGERLPFDERRIVEDLLPTLPDASGLPGATA, translated from the coding sequence TTGCGCTCGGACTCCCGCCTGGTCGGCGCCGGCGACCTCTTCTGCGCGATTCCGGGGACGCGCGTCGATGGCCACGCTTTTGTGGAAGCCGCCGGGCGTGCCGGAGCCGGCGCCGCCGTCGTAGAGCGCGTCGCCGACGTCGACCTCCCGCAACTGGCCGTCCGCGACGCCCGGGCGGCCGTATCCCACCTCGCCGCACTCTTCGCCGGCGACCCCGGCGAAGCGCTCCGCCTCGTCGGCATCACGGGAACCAACGGCAAGTCGACTACCGCGTGGCTCACGCGGTGGATCCTGGCCGACATGGGACCCGCCGCGGCGCTGGGCACCCTGGGCACCGTATCCATCGACGGTGAAATCGGCGCTCCGGGGCTGACGACGCCCGATCCGATCGACCTGGCCCTCGAACTCTCCGCGTTGCGGGCGAGTGGCGCGGAGGCGGCGGTGCTCGAGGTTTCGTCGCACGCGCTCGACCAGCGCCGCGCGGATGGTTTCTCCTTCGATGCCGTGGGCTTTACGAGCTTCAGTCGCGAACACCTCGAATACCACCCCGATCTCGAGGCGTATCGGGAGGCCAAGCTGCGCCTGCTCGAGTTGCTTGCGCCGGGCGGCGTCTGCGCGGTGAACGACGATGAACCCGCCTGGAAGGAGATCGCGCCGCCGAACGCCACGGTGCTCCGCTACGGCTTCAAGTCGACGGCCGACCTGTGGCCGGATCAACTCGTGCTCTGCGCGGGCGGCGCGCGCTTCACCTTGCGGGCGCCGGGCGAGGCCGCCGCCGTGTCGCTGCCGCTTCCGGCCGATTTCAACGTGCGCAACGCCCTCGCGGCCGCCGCGATCGCGTGGGGCTTCGGCATGCCGCTCGAAAGGATCGCCGCGCGACTCTCCGAGGCGCCTTCCGTGCCCGGGCGCATGGAAGTGCTCTCGCGCGAGCCGGTTCTCGTGGTCCGCGATTTCGCGCACAACCCGGATTCGTGCGAGCGCGCGCTCTCCTCGTTGCGGGAGATCGTGCCGGGCCGGGTCATCGCCCTCCTCGGCTGCGGCGGCGACCGGGACCCGGGCAAGCGGCCGCAGATGGGGAGCATCCTCGCGCGCCTGGCCGATGTCGCGATCGTCACGAGTGACAATCCCCGGTCGGAAGATCCATCGGAGATCTGCCGCCAGATGGTCGTCGGGCTCCCGCCGGACAGCTACGAGATCGTCGTCGACCGACGAGAGGCGATTGCGCGGGGACTCGCCGAGGCCGGCCCCGCCGACGCCGTCGCGCTCCTCGGCAAGGGGCACGAGACGTACCAGGTCATCGGTGGAGAGCGACTGCCCTTCGACGAGCGCCGGATCGTCGAGGACCTCCTTCCCACGCTTCCGGACGCATCCGGGCTGCCGGGAGCGACGGCGTGA
- the murF gene encoding UDP-N-acetylmuramoyl-tripeptide--D-alanyl-D-alanine ligase: MTAATQAPAVRSGWIRAALRLDAGGAGSPGEGGERAYTGASCDSRTLKPGELFVALAGARHDAADFLPQAAARGAPGAIVRAGREDLALGMEYFPVADPLKALGDLAARVRRESGATVVAITGSSGKTTVKEMIACALSGSRRVYRTEGNYNSQVGLPLTILRASPDADVWVLEVGASEPGEIARLAEIARPDHVVITTVGAAHLECFGDVRGVLREKMALAHGASGRGALIVGEEPAILAEAARAHRPDAIVAGFGPGADFAPETHAVEADRIEFRRGGTRVALGVGGEHHLRDALIAAALAESLEVPPNAAAQGLSRYEPLGLRGALRRIGRLTVLADCYNANPDSFRAAIAQTRDLLPGRRRAVFAGSMLELGSQEVKAHREIGDEMRAAGFDVIAATGLFCDAPFEGVQGHALIRAEDPEAALRPFADALEGDEVVLVKGSRGARLERVIDELEARFGGDA, from the coding sequence GTGACGGCGGCCACGCAGGCTCCGGCGGTGCGCTCGGGCTGGATTCGGGCGGCGCTCCGCCTGGACGCCGGCGGCGCCGGAAGCCCCGGCGAGGGCGGAGAGCGGGCGTACACCGGGGCATCGTGCGATTCGAGGACGCTGAAGCCCGGCGAGCTGTTCGTCGCGCTCGCCGGTGCACGGCACGACGCCGCCGATTTCCTCCCCCAGGCGGCGGCCCGGGGCGCGCCGGGCGCGATCGTTCGCGCCGGACGGGAAGATCTCGCGCTCGGGATGGAGTACTTTCCCGTCGCCGACCCTCTGAAGGCGCTCGGCGATCTCGCGGCCCGGGTCCGGCGCGAATCCGGCGCCACCGTCGTGGCGATCACGGGCAGCTCGGGCAAGACGACCGTGAAGGAGATGATCGCCTGCGCTCTCTCCGGATCCCGCCGCGTGTACCGCACGGAAGGGAACTACAACAGCCAGGTGGGGCTTCCGCTCACAATCCTGCGTGCCTCTCCCGATGCGGACGTCTGGGTGCTGGAAGTCGGAGCGAGCGAGCCCGGGGAGATCGCCCGCCTGGCGGAGATCGCGCGGCCCGACCACGTCGTCATCACGACCGTCGGCGCCGCGCACCTCGAGTGTTTCGGGGATGTGCGCGGCGTCCTGCGAGAGAAGATGGCGCTGGCGCACGGCGCCTCGGGCCGCGGTGCGCTCATCGTGGGAGAGGAACCCGCGATCCTCGCGGAGGCCGCACGGGCCCACCGGCCCGACGCGATCGTGGCCGGCTTCGGACCCGGGGCCGACTTCGCACCCGAGACGCACGCGGTCGAAGCGGACAGGATCGAGTTCCGCCGCGGCGGAACCCGCGTCGCGCTGGGCGTGGGCGGCGAGCACCACCTGCGGGACGCGCTGATCGCGGCGGCGCTGGCGGAATCGCTGGAGGTGCCGCCCAACGCCGCGGCCCAGGGGCTGTCGCGCTACGAACCGCTCGGCCTGCGCGGCGCGCTGCGCCGCATCGGGCGCCTGACGGTGCTGGCCGACTGCTACAACGCCAACCCGGATTCGTTTCGCGCGGCGATCGCCCAGACGCGCGACCTGCTCCCGGGACGCCGCCGCGCCGTGTTCGCGGGCTCGATGCTCGAACTCGGCTCCCAGGAGGTGAAGGCGCACCGCGAGATCGGCGACGAGATGCGGGCGGCGGGTTTCGACGTCATCGCGGCGACGGGCCTCTTCTGCGACGCGCCGTTCGAAGGCGTGCAAGGTCATGCCCTGATCCGGGCGGAGGACCCCGAAGCGGCCCTGCGGCCGTTTGCCGACGCCCTGGAAGGAGATGAGGTCGTGCTCGTAAAGGGCTCGCGCGGCGCCCGCCTCGAGCGGGTCATCGACGAACTGGAAGCCCGTTTCGGAGGGGACGCCTGA
- the mraY gene encoding phospho-N-acetylmuramoyl-pentapeptide-transferase produces the protein MLYHFLFPLADQHILFNVFQYISFRAAGAMVTALLTAFIIGPGVIRKLRKHGIGQIVRAEGPATHLVKAGTPTMGGIIILTACLLPTLLWARLDNTYVWVALVVTAWMGAIGFMDDYLKIVRRHSRGLIARYKLIWQFVLGLALGGFLLWQPLSSYGATQTMLPFFKDLTVVIEVAIFPLFVAIVVAGSANTVNLTDGLDGLATGLAAIAALTFGAFAYAIGRVDTSAYLGVLYLNGAGELSVFCAALAGAAIGFLWFNAHPAEVIMGDTGSLALGGALGAVAVLLKSEFLLVIVGGVFVLEGLSVMLQTGWFKFSRRRWGKGRRILRMAPLHHHFEKLGWPETRVVARFYILGVICALLGLATLKIR, from the coding sequence ATGCTCTACCACTTCCTCTTCCCACTCGCGGACCAGCATATCCTGTTCAACGTCTTCCAGTACATCTCGTTCCGCGCGGCCGGCGCCATGGTGACGGCCCTCCTCACCGCGTTCATCATCGGGCCGGGCGTGATCCGCAAACTCAGGAAGCACGGTATCGGCCAGATCGTGCGGGCCGAGGGGCCGGCCACGCACCTCGTGAAGGCGGGCACGCCGACGATGGGCGGCATCATCATCCTCACCGCCTGTCTCCTCCCCACCCTCCTCTGGGCACGTCTGGACAACACGTACGTGTGGGTCGCCCTCGTCGTCACCGCCTGGATGGGCGCGATCGGCTTCATGGACGACTACCTGAAGATCGTGCGCCGTCACTCGCGCGGCCTGATCGCGCGGTACAAGCTCATCTGGCAGTTCGTGCTGGGTCTGGCGCTCGGCGGGTTCCTCCTCTGGCAGCCCCTTTCCTCCTACGGGGCGACCCAGACGATGCTCCCGTTCTTCAAGGATCTGACGGTCGTCATCGAGGTGGCGATCTTCCCGCTGTTCGTCGCCATCGTCGTGGCGGGGAGCGCGAACACGGTGAACCTGACGGACGGTCTCGACGGGCTGGCCACGGGACTCGCCGCGATCGCCGCGCTCACGTTCGGCGCCTTCGCCTACGCGATCGGCCGGGTGGATACGTCGGCCTACCTCGGCGTCCTGTACCTGAACGGGGCGGGGGAACTGTCGGTGTTCTGCGCCGCGCTGGCGGGGGCGGCGATCGGCTTTCTCTGGTTCAACGCCCATCCGGCAGAGGTCATCATGGGCGACACCGGGTCGCTCGCTCTCGGAGGCGCGCTCGGGGCCGTCGCCGTCCTCCTGAAGTCGGAATTCCTCCTCGTCATCGTCGGGGGCGTGTTCGTCCTCGAAGGGTTGTCCGTGATGCTCCAGACCGGATGGTTCAAATTCAGTCGCCGGCGTTGGGGAAAGGGGCGCCGGATCCTGCGCATGGCCCCGCTGCATCACCACTTCGAGAAACTCGGCTGGCCCGAGACGCGCGTCGTCGCGCGGTTCTACATCCTTGGCGTCATCTGCGCGCTCCTCGGCCTGGCGACGCTGAAGATCCGCTGA
- the murD gene encoding UDP-N-acetylmuramoyl-L-alanine--D-glutamate ligase yields MADDRRPPLFGPGEPVAVLGLGVSGTAAARLLHALGADVYASDAFEGPRQREAVEALTAEGIDAEVGQHDVERILNADLVVTSPGISPTAEIRRTVADAGVPTVAEIEVAYRHLRSRVIGITGTNGKTTTTALCGHLLQEAGVDALTAGNIGRPLSEIPLMKRQPDWLVVELSSFQLADLRAFRPEVGLLVNLAADHLDWYSSIERYYEDKARLFANANEDSRWVLNGDDDDVLAMAEPVAGHRYIASIGPHAEPGAWLDEAGTLVQRLEAGGAPEPWIAAGELQLVGDHNVMNALMAGLGAALAGCEAAAIGAGLASFQGLPHRLQRVGEFERVLWINDSKGTNVSATRVALNAFHRPLVALLGGRHKGESYRSLAPALRENARALIAFGEAAPQIVRELGDVAPVEVARGFPQLVRLAREAAQPGDVVLFSPACSSYDMFPDYRKRGRTFEACVRESYEGPAPERAT; encoded by the coding sequence ATGGCAGACGACCGACGTCCTCCGCTCTTCGGGCCCGGCGAGCCCGTGGCCGTCCTCGGACTCGGCGTGTCGGGGACCGCCGCGGCGCGTCTCCTGCACGCACTCGGAGCGGACGTATACGCGAGCGATGCGTTCGAGGGGCCTCGCCAGCGGGAGGCCGTGGAAGCCCTCACCGCCGAGGGCATCGACGCGGAGGTGGGACAGCACGACGTGGAGCGAATCCTGAACGCCGACCTCGTCGTGACGAGTCCGGGAATATCGCCGACGGCCGAGATCCGGCGGACGGTGGCGGACGCGGGCGTGCCTACCGTGGCCGAAATCGAGGTCGCCTATCGGCACCTCCGCTCGCGGGTCATCGGCATCACGGGCACGAACGGCAAGACGACGACGACCGCGCTCTGCGGGCACCTGCTGCAGGAGGCCGGCGTGGACGCGCTCACCGCGGGGAACATCGGCCGCCCGCTCTCCGAGATACCGCTGATGAAGCGGCAGCCGGATTGGCTCGTGGTCGAGCTGAGTTCATTCCAGCTCGCCGACCTCAGGGCGTTCAGACCCGAGGTCGGCCTGCTCGTGAACCTCGCGGCGGACCACCTTGACTGGTATTCGAGCATCGAGCGCTACTACGAGGACAAGGCGCGCCTGTTCGCGAACGCCAACGAGGACAGCCGATGGGTCCTGAACGGCGATGACGACGATGTGCTCGCCATGGCGGAACCGGTCGCCGGACACCGCTACATCGCTTCGATCGGGCCGCACGCGGAACCGGGAGCGTGGCTGGACGAAGCGGGGACGCTCGTCCAGCGTCTCGAGGCCGGGGGGGCGCCGGAGCCGTGGATCGCGGCCGGCGAGCTACAACTGGTCGGCGACCACAATGTCATGAACGCGCTCATGGCGGGGCTCGGGGCGGCGCTCGCCGGATGCGAGGCTGCGGCGATCGGAGCCGGACTCGCTTCCTTCCAGGGACTTCCCCATCGCCTCCAGAGAGTGGGCGAGTTCGAGCGCGTGCTGTGGATCAACGACTCCAAGGGAACGAACGTCTCCGCGACACGCGTGGCCCTCAACGCGTTCCATCGGCCCCTCGTGGCGCTCCTCGGAGGCCGGCACAAGGGCGAGTCGTACCGGTCGCTCGCCCCCGCGCTGCGCGAGAACGCGCGAGCCCTGATCGCGTTCGGAGAGGCCGCGCCGCAGATCGTGCGGGAGCTGGGCGATGTGGCGCCGGTCGAGGTCGCCCGCGGATTTCCGCAGCTCGTGCGCCTCGCCCGCGAGGCGGCCCAACCCGGCGATGTCGTCCTCTTCTCCCCCGCCTGCTCCAGCTACGACATGTTCCCGGACTACCGGAAGCGCGGCCGGACCTTCGAGGCGTGTGTCCGCGAATCGTATGAGGGACCGGCCCCGGAGCGGGCGACGTGA
- a CDS encoding putative peptidoglycan glycosyltransferase FtsW, protein MTEHALSRELPRVQEFAGAPAWVRNALIGITLVLVVFGLLSVYSASSFAAQQSGLPGNHVLMSQLARAAVGLVALIVAAFIDYRVYRRFAWPILAAVAALLVVMILPFTTDIAPARNGSRRWLMLGPATFQPSELAKVAVVFWTAALAVRKQRAFNSFLRGVLPFLLVLGPLLVLIAAEPHLSATLITAALAATVLFAAGMRIRHFLFLTLLIGAGVVWLVRSNSYQLTRILAFLNPEADTSGAGYQLQQAQIAIGSGGILGAGYGESTQKLHYLPEAQNDFIYPIIAEEWGFVGAVTMIVLFLAWTHLGFRIAKSAPDLFGRLIAIGLTTIIAIGAFGHIGITMGLLPTTGVSLPFISSGGTGLVMALGVTGVLLNVASRRRC, encoded by the coding sequence GTGACGGAGCACGCCCTTTCACGGGAACTCCCGCGCGTTCAGGAGTTCGCCGGTGCGCCGGCGTGGGTGCGGAATGCGCTCATCGGGATCACGCTCGTCCTCGTCGTGTTCGGGCTCCTCTCCGTTTATTCCGCGAGCTCCTTCGCGGCGCAGCAGAGCGGACTGCCGGGGAACCACGTGCTCATGAGCCAGCTGGCTCGCGCCGCCGTCGGCCTCGTGGCCCTGATCGTCGCCGCCTTCATCGATTATCGCGTGTACAGGCGGTTCGCGTGGCCGATCCTCGCGGCGGTGGCGGCTCTTCTTGTCGTCATGATCCTCCCGTTCACGACGGACATCGCGCCCGCCCGGAACGGGTCCCGCCGCTGGCTGATGCTCGGGCCGGCGACCTTTCAGCCCTCGGAACTCGCCAAGGTGGCCGTCGTCTTCTGGACGGCCGCGCTCGCCGTTCGCAAGCAGCGGGCCTTCAACAGTTTTCTGCGCGGAGTGCTCCCGTTCCTCCTCGTCCTGGGCCCCCTGCTCGTCCTCATCGCGGCGGAGCCGCACCTCTCGGCGACGCTGATCACGGCGGCGCTGGCGGCGACCGTGCTCTTCGCGGCCGGGATGCGCATCCGGCATTTTCTGTTCCTCACGCTGCTCATCGGCGCCGGGGTGGTGTGGCTCGTGCGCTCGAACAGCTACCAGCTCACGCGGATTCTCGCGTTTCTCAATCCGGAGGCGGACACGTCGGGCGCCGGCTACCAGTTGCAGCAGGCGCAGATTGCGATCGGCTCGGGCGGGATACTGGGCGCCGGCTATGGCGAAAGCACGCAGAAGCTCCACTACCTGCCCGAAGCGCAGAACGACTTCATCTATCCGATTATCGCAGAGGAGTGGGGGTTCGTGGGCGCGGTCACGATGATCGTCCTCTTCCTTGCGTGGACGCACCTCGGATTCCGGATCGCGAAGTCCGCCCCGGATCTGTTCGGGCGCCTGATCGCGATCGGGCTTACGACGATCATCGCCATCGGAGCGTTCGGACACATTGGAATCACGATGGGGCTGCTGCCCACGACGGGGGTGAGCCTCCCCTTCATCAGTTCCGGTGGCACGGGGCTCGTCATGGCGCTCGGCGTCACGGGCGTCCTGCTCAACGTGGCTTCGCGGCGGAGATGCTGA
- a CDS encoding UDP-N-acetylglucosamine--N-acetylmuramyl-(pentapeptide) pyrophosphoryl-undecaprenol N-acetylglucosamine transferase: MASPRILIAGGGTGGHLYPALNLAAAFGRLAPEVECVFLGGRRGLEARVLPDAGYEFRLLPLQPLYRQRPWRNWRLFASAPTVLAGVRRAFRDFDPGLVVGTGGYVAGPALAGARLRGVPAAIQEQNAAPGLVTRLFAPGVHQVHLGYPEAEARLRVGGRTRLSALGNPVAPAMDRTADAGDSSRPAPARFDWPAGRNLLVFGGSQGALGLNRAFLRDLEWAARDASAWPDDVSVVWIAGPAHAAELAARTSELPLADRVHVVSYIDDLGRQLDRVTLALCRSGAMSLAELCAAGRPAVLVPLPTSAGGHQLTNARALAAAGAAEVREEESVEAGELWSLCRDILTDDGRLARMSAAAESRGRPDAALEIAREMLTLLDRRAA; this comes from the coding sequence ATGGCGTCGCCTCGTATTCTGATCGCGGGAGGCGGCACCGGCGGCCACCTGTATCCCGCCCTGAACCTGGCCGCGGCCTTCGGCCGGCTGGCCCCCGAGGTCGAATGCGTGTTCCTGGGCGGACGGCGGGGGTTGGAGGCCCGCGTGCTGCCTGACGCCGGGTACGAGTTCCGGCTCCTGCCGCTGCAACCGCTGTACCGGCAGCGGCCCTGGCGGAACTGGCGCCTGTTCGCATCGGCTCCGACCGTCCTCGCCGGCGTGCGGCGCGCGTTCCGGGATTTCGATCCGGGGCTCGTCGTGGGCACGGGGGGATATGTGGCGGGGCCCGCGCTCGCGGGAGCCCGCCTCCGCGGAGTCCCGGCGGCGATCCAGGAGCAGAATGCGGCGCCCGGTCTCGTGACGCGCCTGTTCGCGCCGGGCGTCCACCAGGTCCACCTCGGATACCCCGAGGCCGAAGCCCGCCTCCGGGTCGGCGGCCGCACGCGTCTGAGCGCGCTGGGGAACCCCGTCGCCCCCGCGATGGACCGTACGGCGGACGCCGGCGATTCAAGCCGCCCGGCTCCGGCGCGCTTCGATTGGCCCGCGGGCCGGAACCTCCTCGTCTTCGGCGGGAGCCAGGGCGCGCTCGGCCTCAACCGCGCCTTTCTGCGAGACCTCGAGTGGGCGGCGCGGGACGCCTCGGCGTGGCCGGACGACGTCTCGGTCGTGTGGATCGCCGGACCGGCGCACGCGGCCGAACTCGCCGCGCGCACGTCGGAACTCCCCCTCGCGGACCGCGTGCACGTCGTGTCCTACATCGATGACCTGGGCCGACAGCTGGACAGGGTGACACTGGCGCTGTGCCGGTCGGGGGCGATGTCGCTCGCCGAGTTATGCGCCGCGGGCCGACCGGCCGTGCTCGTGCCGCTTCCGACCTCCGCCGGGGGGCACCAGCTGACGAACGCCCGGGCGCTGGCGGCGGCGGGCGCGGCGGAGGTCCGCGAGGAGGAGAGCGTCGAGGCCGGCGAGTTGTGGTCGCTCTGTCGCGATATCCTCACCGACGATGGGCGCCTGGCCCGGATGTCCGCGGCCGCCGAGAGCCGCGGCCGGCCGGACGCGGCCCTCGAGATCGCCCGCGAGATGCTCACGCTCCTGGATCGGCGCGCGGCGTGA